In Carnobacterium sp. CP1, the following are encoded in one genomic region:
- a CDS encoding VanZ family protein → MRSSTKDNLFIGLALVIMGVLFYSSSQPYEEQSVTPLLNQLLAKEPLKNLLSGIHFTYASGEVSIDALGYSEFIEFFIRKAAHFGTYFLLGLFWFLGLKNKMTSISLAAFISWLLATGYAALDEFHQGITPNRTPLLQDVTLDSVGALTAIGLALLFFVFHKNKKRTKKNYR, encoded by the coding sequence ATGCGTTCATCCACAAAAGATAATCTATTTATAGGATTGGCTTTAGTAATTATGGGGGTATTGTTTTATAGTTCTTCCCAACCGTATGAAGAACAATCGGTCACCCCTTTGCTGAATCAACTATTAGCAAAAGAACCGCTTAAGAATCTGCTGAGCGGGATCCACTTTACATATGCTAGCGGAGAGGTAAGCATTGATGCGCTAGGATATAGCGAGTTTATAGAGTTTTTTATACGCAAAGCTGCCCATTTTGGCACCTATTTTTTATTAGGGTTGTTTTGGTTTCTAGGATTGAAGAATAAAATGACGAGCATCAGTTTAGCTGCCTTTATTTCTTGGCTGCTCGCTACCGGCTATGCAGCACTGGATGAATTTCACCAAGGCATTACGCCTAACAGAACACCATTGTTGCAAGATGTGACCCTAGATAGTGTCGGCGCATTAACAGCTATTGGGCTAGCGCTTCTCTTTTTTGTTTTCCACAAAAACAAAAAAAGAACAAAAAAGAATTACCGTTAG
- a CDS encoding YebC/PmpR family DNA-binding transcriptional regulator — protein MAGHSKWNNIQGRKNAQDAKRGKIFQKISREIYMAVKKGGPDPDTNPSLRMVMDKAKSNNMPNDNIDRAIKKGSSTTENENYDEVTYEGYGPQGTAVLVHALSDNLNRTGTNVRVAFNKNGGSLGEKGSVSYMFDRKGYIAIAREGLDVDEDTMLMSVLEAGGEEMETSDEVFEVYTDPSDLPEVRDALEKEGYTLAQAEVTMIPQTTVELSEDKRVTLEQMIDKLEEDDDVSEVFHNAIL, from the coding sequence ATGGCAGGACATTCAAAATGGAACAATATCCAAGGACGTAAAAATGCACAAGATGCAAAACGCGGCAAAATTTTCCAAAAAATATCTAGGGAAATTTATATGGCTGTAAAAAAAGGTGGTCCTGATCCGGACACAAACCCTTCATTACGTATGGTGATGGATAAAGCCAAATCAAACAATATGCCAAACGACAATATTGATAGAGCCATTAAAAAAGGCAGTTCTACAACTGAGAACGAAAATTACGACGAAGTCACTTATGAAGGTTATGGTCCTCAAGGTACAGCTGTTTTAGTGCATGCTTTATCAGATAATTTAAATCGGACAGGAACCAACGTCCGTGTCGCTTTTAATAAAAATGGCGGTTCACTAGGGGAAAAAGGTTCAGTGAGTTACATGTTCGACCGCAAAGGGTACATCGCTATCGCACGCGAAGGTTTAGATGTTGATGAAGACACGATGCTGATGAGCGTTCTGGAAGCTGGCGGAGAGGAAATGGAAACATCTGACGAAGTATTTGAAGTTTATACAGACCCGTCCGATTTACCAGAAGTCCGTGATGCCTTAGAAAAAGAAGGGTACACATTAGCGCAAGCTGAAGTTACCATGATTCCGCAAACAACTGTTGAATTATCTGAAGATAAAAGAGTTACACTAGAACAAATGATTGATAAATTAGAAGAAGATGA